Proteins found in one Mustela lutreola isolate mMusLut2 chromosome 10, mMusLut2.pri, whole genome shotgun sequence genomic segment:
- the AIRIM gene encoding AFG2-interacting ribosome maturation factor: MTQDQPWLAVQQALRKCFPVVEEQQGLWQSTLGDCQPLLASLSNLAEQLQAAQNLRFEDVSPLRAFPDLKERLRRKQLAAGDTVLDKLGERLATLLKVRDTVSRHVEQVFEIYEQHADSIGIDAVLQASVLSPSVADMLEWLQDIERHYRHSYLKRKYLLSSVQWGDLANIQALPEAWNQISEDEHQSLVQDTLLKVSFFLEE, encoded by the exons ATGACTCAAGACCAACCTTGGCTTGCTGTGCAACAGGCCCTGAGGAAGTGCTTTCCCGTGGTGGAGGAGCAGCAGGGCCTGTGGCAGAGCACCCTGGGGGACTGCCAGCCCCTCCTGGCCTCCCTCAGCAACCTGGCGGAGCAGCTGCAGGCGGCACAGAATCTGCGGTTTGAGGATGTGTCTCCACTTCGGGCCTTCCCGGACTTAAAGGAACGACTGAGGCGCAAGCAGCTGGCGGCTGGCGACACTGTCTTGGACAAGTTAGGGGAGAGGCT AGCCACCCTCCTCAAGGTGCGGGACACCGTCAGCAGGCACGTGGAGCAGGTGTTTGAGATCTATGAGCAGCACGCAGACTCGATTGGCATTGATGCTGTCCTGCAGGCTTCCGTGCTGAGCCCGTCTGTGGCTGACATGTTGGAGTGGTTGCAGGATATCGAGAGACATTATCGACATTC TTACCTAAAGAGAAAGTACCTCCTGTCCTCGGTCCAGTGGGGAGACTTGGCAAATATCCAAGCTTTGCCTGAGGCCTGGAACCAAATTTCAGAAGATGAACACCAAAGCCTTGTACAAG ATACCCTGTTGAAGGTTTCCTTCTTCTTGGAAGAGTAA